The genomic segment TGGGCCACCACCGATGCAACCTGCAACCCAAATGACCGGAACCAAGTTTCAAGGCCCTATTCAACGCATCACCAGTCAGGAAGCCAAGGAGAGACGAGAGAAGGGTTTGTGTTTCTATTGTGATGACAAGTTCACTCCTGGACACCGGTGCACCATGCCACAATTGTTCATGCTGGAAGACATATCCTTTAAAGAAGGATCAGCTGATATAGACATGGAAATTAAAGACACTGCAGATGAGGCAATTCCGGAAATTTCCTTCCATGCTTTGGCAGGAACCACTCATCCATAAACCTTTCAAGTGATTGGAAAGGTAGGAAATAAAGCTTTAACGGTCCTAATTGATGGGGGCAATACACATAACTTCATCGATCAAGCGGTTGTAACCAAACTTGGGTTGCTAGTGATTCGTGACAAGGTGTTTCAGGTAACTATTGGGAACAAAGAAATTATCGAGTGTACAGGGCGGTGTATGGGGCTTCTACTTAATATACAAGGGTTATCGATTCGAGCTGATTTCTATGTTTTGCCTGTTGCTGCGTGTCAAGCCATTTTGGGAGTGCAATGGCTAGAAACATTGGGtccaattaaaacaaattacaaacaaCTAACCATGTCCTTCTGTCAGGCAGGGAAATTACACAACATTCGAGGGTTACAACGGTCCGAGCTAGCTCCCGTGACAGAGAAGGAACTGCTGCACCACTCAGGCCCCAGATTTTTCCTTCATATGATGACAACAACAGCCCAGCCGGAACCAACCACACCCATTCCAGCAGACCTGCAGAGGTTATTGACAGAGTTTGATCACTTGTTTAAGGAACCGTTAGGGTTGCCACCGATATGGAGCCATGATCACCACATTTCTCTGCTTCCAAATCAGCCACCAGTCAGCACGAGACCCTATAGGTACCCTCATTATCAAAAAACAAGATAGAAAAATTGGTGAGTGAGTTCCTTGAATCCGGCATCATTCGTCCTAGCCAAAGCCCATTTTCATCACTAGTTCTATTGATAAAGAAATCTGATGGCTCATGGCGATTTTGTGTTGATTATCGTGCTCTCAACAACATCACAATTAAAGACAAGTTTCCGATCCCAGTTATTGATGAGTTATTGGATGAGTTGCAAGGTGCAAAATATTATTCGAAGTTGGATTTGAGGTCTGGCTATCATCAGATACGAGTCCGTGATGATGACATCTCAAAAACTGCCTTCCGCACTCATGACGGCCATTATGAGTTCCTTATGATGCCGTTCGGATTGACTAACGCTCCCGTTACCTTTCAAAACTTAATGAATGACATTTTTCGACCTTATTTATGAAGGtttatcttggttttttttaatgatattcttGTATACAGCAGGTCTTGGGACGAGCATTTGCAGCATCTAAAAGTGGTCCTCCAGATTCTGTCCACTCATCAGTTGTTTGTTAAAGCATCCAAGTGCCAATTTGGGGTTTTGATGGTCGACTACTTAGGCCATTGAATTTCATTGCAGGGTGTTGCTGTGGATCCAAATAAGATCAATTCAGTCTAACAATGGCCTGTGCCGACCTCAGCAAAGGAGGTTCGCGGATTCCTTGGGCTGGCGGGTTACTACTGAAAATTTGTCCATGATTTTGGTTCGATTGCGGCACCTCTGACACAACTCTTAACCAAGGATGGTTTTCGGTGGACAACTGAAGCTCAGGAAGCCTTGTGAAACTGAAGACAGCCCTTGTTACTCCTCTGGTTTTACGTCTTCCGGATTTTGAACAGCCCTTCATTGTCGAGTGCGATGCAAGTGGAACAGGTCTGGGAGCTATACTGTCACAAAATGACCAACCCATTGTGTTCTTTAGTGAAGCCTTGAAAGGGTCGGCAAGGGCACTGTCAACTTACGATAAGGAAATTTTGGCGGTGGTGAAAGTTGTGCGCAAGTGGCGACCGTATTTGTTGGGTAAGCCATTTGTAATCAAGATCGACCACCAAAGTTTGAAATACTTACTGGAGCAGCGCATTTCGACTCCTTCCCAAGCTAGATGGCTGCCCAAACTTATGGGCTATGACTATACCATACTTTACAAACATGGCAGAGATAATCAAGGTCCGGATGCTTTATCTCGCGTCACCTTGCTTCAGTTTCAGGCCCTCACGCTACCCTCTGCAGACTGGTGGTCCTCCCTGCAACAAGAGGTAATTGACAATCCCTATTACACCACCTTGAGCAGGAATGCTTCATCCAATTGTTTTATTAGAGATGGAGTTTGGATGGAAAACGATAAAGTCCACTTGAGCCCAAACTCCTCCTTATTACCTGCAATATTATCAGACGCACACTCACCGTCTGCAAGAGGACACTTTGGTTATCTTAAAACCATCAACCGGGTCAGCTCTAGTTTTATATGGCCGGGGTTACGCGCTGCTGTGAAGGAATTCATCCGCAATTGCATGGTCTGTCAACGTTGCAAATATGACACTCTTAGACCAGCAGGGTTGTTGCAGCCTCTAGCTATTCCGGATCGTATTTGGACTGACATATCCATGGATTTCATTGACGGGCTGCCTTCCTCTCAAGGCCATGATACAATTATGGTGGTGGTAGATCGCTTGTCCAAATTTGCTCATTTTATGCCTCTCAAACACCCTTACACGGCATTATCCGTAGCCAAGGCTTTCATTTCTAACATTGTGTGGTTGCATGGAATGCCTCTCTCGATTGTTAGTGATCGCGACCAAGTCTTTCTCAGTAATTTCTAGCGGTCCCTTTTTCAGTTGCACGGCACTGTTCTTTGTAATAGCTCCAGCTATCATCCATAATCGGATGGACAAACCGAGGTAATAAATCGTATCCTCTAGCAGTACCTTCGCTGCTACATATAtgataatccaaaaaaaatggtTGGAATGGCTGTCGTGGGCTGAGTTTGGTTACAATACTTTAGTCCATTCGTCAACCAAAATAACTCCTTTCGAAGCAGTCTATGGCGTTCCTCCGCCTTCTATGATTTTGTATATTCCAGGTACTGCCAAAGTCCAGGTTGTTGATGATATGTTGCGCTCAAGGGATGAAATCCTTCGTGATCTTCGTAAAACTTAGGTTGCTGCCTAGGTCCGGATGAAGTGTCAGGCTGATCGTCACCGACGAGAGGTTTTCTTTGAGGTAGGAGACTATGTTTATTTACGTCTACAGCCGTATCGTCAAAAATCTGTAGCGTTCAGGAGTTCGTTGAAGTTGTCTCCTCAATTTTTTGGTCCCTTCAAAATTATTGCCAGGATAGGGACTGTTGCATATAAGCTAGACTTGCCACTTGGGGCATACATTCACAACGTATTCCATGTCAGTTTACTAAGGAAACATTTTAGTCCGCTAGACTTACCAATAGTGCCATTGCCTCCTGTTTCTGCTGATGTCCAAATTTTACCAGAACCTGAAGTAGTTTTGGATCGAAGGGTGGTTCAGAAAGGCAAGTATAGACCAAGGACTGAAGTATTGGTTCAATGGAAGGGTGCTTCCCGTGAAGATGCAACATGGGAAAACTTATGGCAACTCTCCAAGACTTATCCAAATTTTCATCTTGAGGACAAAGACGTTCCAAGGGTGAGGGATATGAATCAGACCTGGTGGCCTTGAGGTACACGTGGGGTTGGACCAAGTCAGAAGGATTATTGCAGTATTGTTGTGTAATGTATTATTGCACTAGAATCGATCAAATAAGTTAAGGCTGTTAGTATGGTGCTTCATATCTTTAGCAGCCACTCTGTTAGGATTTCCTGTTTTATTGCTATTTCATTGCTTGTCAGTTGTAATGTTTGTTGGCCTATTGAggcaacaaaagaaagggaatAAGGTATCGAATAAACAACTCAAACACTCTTCAACCtctattattcttcttcttctttactaTCCAAAATTCTTTTATCAGACTCTTGTTATTTCTTGTCTGTATCACCAATTTCACATCAAAAATTGGTCACCTCGCTCGCATGATTTAGTTTCCATCTTGTAAAATGGTCATGTATGTACCTCGTCTGCTTTGTATCTATTTCAGAACTCGTTTTCAACCCCTTAGTttggaatatatttttgaaaataaaatcaacttccTTCGGTAAAAGAGTCATAGGTTTTGTACAGTGGGGTTTATGGAACAGAACTCACATGTGAAATTTTTATTGGGCCTGTTTATTATCAGCGCCTTCGCCACATGGTTTCAGACAAATTTCAGGTTAGATCTTATTTCAGATTTTCTTCTTGGATGGTAGTCTAGATAGATACAAATGCAATGTACTTGGTTTCCTAtgaatcaattttcttgcttggCATTCATCATGAATGATTTGGCTCATGTACTTCTTTGTAACACTATTTGCTTGGTTTTCACCTACCGACTTACAAGCTAAAAAAGTGATAAGAAAATCCATGTTTGGAATCATGCATTTAGATAGATATACTTCCTGTTTTGATATATTCAAATGTTCACCATTTTAATGTATGGGttcgttttttttgttgtcgtggcctatctttttttcattcatatcaTTTGTGTTCTGTGCCATAAATTCTGTACTCTATCTAGCTTAGAAGAGTTGGTCAAAGCACTTGACCAGTTGTTTACCTGGAATTCCTTGAACCATGCAGGGCTGTCAATGGATCTGGTTATAACCTGATTTGGTCTTGAATCAGATTCGAATCTATTGAACAGGATAATTAACTGATTTGATAGTGAATTCTGATTAAATGTATCTGTAACTGTTTTATGCTTTCCTTCTGGAAGCAGGATTTTACTTGGTTTTATGCTTTTGTTTTGGCTTAatttacttcataaattatgatttttctaaatttctcaAATCTTATGATTTTCCAATTGTTATGCAGGTCCGGTCGACTGGTCCAGTCGACCAGATTACCAGACAGCCTATTAAGGGAAGAAAGCGTGGTGGAGGTATTCGTTTTGGAGAAATGGAACGAGATTCAATGCTTGCCCACGGAGCTGCATACTTGTTGCATGATAGGCTCCATACTTGCTCTGATTATCACATTGCTGATGTATGTTCTATATGTGGGAGCATTCTAACGACACATTACCAACCACAGAGGCGAATAGTGCGTGATATTGGTGGATTACCTCCTGTGAAGGCTCCCAAAAAAGTGGTATGCCATGCATGCCAAACAAGCAAAGGGATAGAAACTGTTGCAATGCCTTATGTCTTTAGATATTTAGCTGCCGAATTAGCAGCTATGAACATAAAAATGACCCTCCACTTGAATGATGGAGCATGACACCTTTTGCAGTTCGAACAGCGCATTTATCTACACGACCAAGTGTTGGCACAATTTCGGCCTCCCTCGGGTCCAAGCTGTTGACAGGAACCAGGTACATGGCTTTGTGCAATTCATGATGGATGAGGAATTCGAACAGCTGCTATATCTTGAATTAGAAAGGTATGAATGGCGTCCTTGTACATGTATTCATACTTCCATTGacaagttttttcttctcttcacaaGTATATTTAATCGTGGTGATCTCATCATCCATTCTGTTGTCATATTTTGTGATTTGAAACTCGTAATTATGAAAAGATTGTTTCCTTCTCCTCAAGCAActgtttattttcttcatttcccCACCCTACCGCAATTTACAAGGATTGGAATTGCTACTACTTTCTGTTCCTAACCTAGCAATGGTTACCATATTTTCTGGGATGAGTGGTGCTGGAGAATTTAGCTGCTGAGTTATGTTGAAACAACCATGACAGTTGAAAAATGATAACCCTTTGAAATTAATGTTCATTGGTTTTATCTAGGTGATAAaattgttactttttttaaaaaaaaaaaaaaagaaagaaagaagcccTATTGTAGTGCCAAAATAGTTCAAGAAGAGAGCAATAAACAATTTACTATAAATGTTTtgcataaaattatttaataatatgatgtCACGTGCTCTTCTTGTTGCTCAGGTGGGTCTGTAGTATTTTCATAATTGTTAATTCCTGTTGGGAAATTGATTCTAATTTTTGGATGCATTGAATCTGGAACCATTTTTACTAGTCAAAAGTACCCCTTCAAAATCTCATGCTGGCAAGAAATTGTTTACTATTATATTAGGTTTATTTTTAACTAGAGAAACCCCTAGATCTCGACTGTCTTGTCAACCACGTGTTTGtgcatcaattttgatttttttttaataatgttctGCCCAAAGCTTAGCTGCCAGTCAGCAtcctaaccaaaaaaaaaaaaaagttgacacgtattttcaagttaaaatacCTATATCCTATCTGTTtatcgaaaaataattttttttaaaaaataaattttaaaaatataaatttcaggaaagtgaattattttttgatatttgatagtataatgaaaaataatttaaaaaatattttttgtatttggttatgtcatgaaaaaaaagatggaaaataacttattaatgttttatttttttcaagtttattaaaataataagaaacaaatcttacaaattaaaaagttgaatgagaatgaaattgaaaaaaaatataatttcataaattatctcaaataaaataaataataatcaaaataatataaatcaaatctaaaaaataaaaaaattgaaagatgaaaaaattaaaataataataattaatatttcataaattatttcaaataaaataagtaacaatcaaaagaatgaggatcaaatttgataaataa from the Populus nigra chromosome 1, ddPopNigr1.1, whole genome shotgun sequence genome contains:
- the LOC133701429 gene encoding DNA-directed RNA polymerase I subunit 2-like translates to MVSDKFQVRSTGPVDQITRQPIKGRKRGGGIRFGEMERDSMLAHGAAYLLHDRLHTCSDYHIADVCSICGSILTTHYQPQRRIVRDIGGLPPVKAPKKVVCHACQTSKGIETVAMPYVFRYLAAELAAMNIKMTLHLNDGA